One genomic region from Anopheles bellator chromosome 2, idAnoBellAS_SP24_06.2, whole genome shotgun sequence encodes:
- the LOC131211392 gene encoding oocyte zinc finger protein XlCOF28-like isoform X1 codes for MNYNAYENKLYAVSQPIQANLGYFSPPNTTSATLPKEANPLIKQEQPLITAGSFEGSITPPVNYSQSQHYTEGNGTTNTAKPLYYRKHLDLQLMSNAYVHHHPQQQFISSHLQQHEHQQLQQHVHPHPQVLQLGELRVHNLQQSPAPQLTANHFTPASPAQPIPMPQSTQISPSIGSQNPGYNCGTCSKSFSTKLRLSKHLKTHISDYPDAVFKCRMCEKKFRTKSTLICHEKVHGENGIDNRFSCAECGKIFGTGEKLQVHRRLHTGEKPYQCKVCMKHFNHQSNLIVHARIHEKVKKALKCERCSKVLDNEERLVIHMRLHTGEKPYKCSYCDKRFNHKSTVSTHEKAAHIAANSFQCNRCHKTFNQKCQLQYHEKLQEEHMIGCAMCEKVFCYKASHKEHMFKVHFPRQKKEQKTMSEPVINGGKGSAPGRNKYKCTVCDRRFYYARALDVHMGVHDSSLDVNVLYFSCNYCPETFIDDDLLRKHESEHIANCTAIFLPNIGRGVDEEDESGMNGRCEERDFFCPLCFKQFDDQKTLSDHHKTHLCSNADCTKCGPALRNELNFAIRTYDGVEDKRETVCNVCQRVLPTFEQFQNHFHYHTSRVPFYCYHCRVEFNDKRELYTHAKAHLPRVSQSYTCKICSKVFSTKGNFKRHLKSHETVRAFACDRCFKQYDYKSALEAHLKRSHGIAL; via the exons ATGAATTATAATGCGTACGAAAACAAACTGTA TGCCGTATCGCAACCGATACAAGCGAATTTGGGTTATTTTTCTCCGCCGAACACCACCAGCGCAACGCTTCCCAAAGAAGCCAACCCTCTTATAAAGCAAGAGCAGCCGTTGATAACAGCTGGTAGTTTCGAAGGGAGTATTACGCCGCCCGTAAACTACAGTCAAAGTCAGCATTATACCGAGGGAAATGGAACGACGAACACAGCAAAACCGTTATACTATAGGAAACATCTAGACTTGCAGTTAATGTCAAATGCATATGTGCATCACCACCCGCAACAACAGTTCATATCATCTCACCTTCAACAACATGAGCATCAACAGCTGCAACAGCACGTACACCCGCATCCGCAGGTGCTGCAGCTAG GTGAATTACGCGTGCACAACCTTCAACAATCTCCGGCGCCGCAGTTAACAGCAAACCACTTTACACCTGCCTCTCCAGCACAACCGATACCGATGCCACAATCGACACAGATTTCCCCTTCGATTGGGTCTCAAAATCCTGGCTACAACTGTGGCACTTGCTCGAAATCATTTTCAACCAAGCTAAGGCTGTCTAAACATCTCAAAACGCACATTTCTGATTACCCGGATGCAGTATTCAAATGCCGCATGTGTGAAAAAAAATTTCGCACGAAAAGTACGCTCATTTGTCACGAAAAAGTACATGGCGAAAATGGCATCGACAATCGGTTTTCGTGTGCCGAGTGCGGCAAGATCTTCGGCACGGGCGAGAAGCTGCAGGTGCATCGACGGTTGCATACGGGGGAAAAACCCTACCAATGCAAGGTATGTATGAAACACTTTAACCACCAATCGAATCTGATCGTTCACGCTCGCATACATGAAAAGGTGAAAAAGGCACTGAAGTGTGAAAGGTGCAGCAAAGTATTGGACAACGAGGAACGATTGGTCATTCATATGCGGCTGCACACGGGCGAAAAACCGTATAAATGCTCGTACTGCGATAAACGTTTCAATCACAAAAGCACAGTAAGCACACACGAAAAGGCGGCGCACATTGCAGCCAATTCGTTTCAGTGCAACCGGTGCCACAAGACATTCAATCAAAAGTGTCAGCTCCAATACCACGAAAAGCTTCAGGAGGAACACATGATTGGCTGTGCGATGTGCGAAAAAGTATTTTGCTACAAGGCGAGCCATAAGGAGCACATGTTTAAAGTGCATTTTCCGCGCCAAAAGAAAGAGCAGAAAACCATGAGCGAACCAGTTATAAACGGTGGGAAAGGTAGCGCCCCGGGAAGGAACAAGTACAAATGCACAGTTTGCGATCGAAGATTCTACTATGCGCGAGCACTGGATGTGCATATGGGAGTGCACGATTCATCGTTAGACGTGAACGTGCTGTACTTTTCCTGCAACTATTGTCCCGAAACATtcatcgacgacgatctgTTACGGAAGCATGAGTCGGAGCATATTGCCAACTGCACCGCCATTTTTCTGCCTAACATTGGGCGGGGAGTGGACGAAGAAGATGAATCAGGGATGAATGGTCGGTGTGAGGAAAGAGATTTTTTCTGTCCTTTGTGTTTCAAGCAGTTCGACGACCAGAAAACGTTAAGTGATCATCACAAGACTCATCTCTGCTCAAATGCAGATTGCACCAAGTGTGGTCCGGCACTCCGAAATGAGCTTAACTTTGCAATCCGCACATACGATGGTGTGGAGGATAAACGCGAAACGGTTTGCAACGTCTGCCAACGAGTGCTACCCACATTCGAACAATTCCAGAATCACTTTCACTACCATACATCACGTGTCCCATTCTATTGTTACCACTGCCGGGTGGAATTTAACGACAAACGGGAGTTATACACACACGCTAAGGCGCATCTACCACGTGTGTCGCAGTCCTACACGTGCAAAATCTGTTCAAAAGTGTTCTCGACGAAAGGAAACTTTAAGCGACATTTGAAATCACATGAAACTGTTCGTGCATTTGCCTGTGACCGTTGCTTTAAGCAGTATGACTATAAAAGTGCACTAGAAGCACATTTGAAACGATCACATGGTATCGCGTTGTAG
- the LOC131209792 gene encoding zinc finger protein ZFP2-like, which translates to MLELCRCCCHWTESFKSMDCDTASVVLRIFGIKFQQFEFLPNILCEQCITLLDCCNKFYDQIKKAEATLLKLHQDSKLEVALSTPPDCIGESLHCYMDIFYDIEHINAPITEIEEEQYTSDSGNEERSDEGERASPREQLIDLTIVPMVEEPQFVNEPFDEDIDANATLTKEAERQNAKHLEIRGYGKDKWQQQHARKTSKENDAAKLPEKWTHTKIQIKHLAYRSQGSNRSRSIIGEMDKVVDSSKKISHKCYICDQELLSKNGLHQHLLSHESLLPYHCKNCSTAERLIEIRTIVALNNHFETHTHPHQCSQCPLRFRSITSCKQHASKDHTTAAKAELTCHICGAFFVQQHKLRKHIAVHRILQTERYKCKSCSKLFQSSTLLRRHELIHSDDMPFKCPFCSRCFNHASNFEKHKMRHMRDQFKELPCKECNTKFTNVVDWKRHMHEHFPKDGRYWTKYETLPKELLYANSYPRTCVEPGCSYYAPRLDLMWLHYRMHYKMFECNHCRQRFSNNYTLERHIEVVHLNVRKHECTICGKRYAYGHKLREHINWHYGVQNKSCKYCPKTFTFSGNLTLHERKHTGFKPYSCEQCGECFTIRRSLTNHQKHHQSTDPKSSQESTAAK; encoded by the exons ATGCTTGAATTATGCCGATGTTGTTGCCACTGGACCGAGTCGTTCAAGAGCATGGACTGTGATACCGCTTCGGTTGTGTTAAGGATATTTGGAATAAAG tttcaacagtttgagTTCCTACCCAACATTCTCTGCGAACAATGTATTACGCTGCTCGAttgttgtaataaattttacgaCCAAATAAAGAAAGCAGAAGCAACCCTATTGAAGCTGCACCAGGACAGTAAGTTAGAAGTCGCACTGAGTACACCACCGGACTGCATTGGAGAATCTTTGCACTGCTACATGGATATATTCTACGATATCGAACACATCAACGCACCGATTACAGAGATTGAGGAGGAGCAATATACTTCCGACAGTGGCAACGAAGAAAGATCTGACGAAGGGGAACGTGCTTCTCCGAGAGAGCAGCTAATTGATCTTACCATAGTTCCGATGGTTGAAGAACCTCAGTTTGTTAACGAGCCTTTCGACGAAGACATAGACGCAAATGCTACTTTGACCAAAGAAGCGGAACGACAGAACGCGAAGCATCTCGAAATTAGAGGTTATGGTAAGGACaaatggcaacaacaacatgctagaaaaacttcaaaagaaaatgatgCTGCCAAGCTACCGGAAAAGTGGACACATACTAAGATACAGATAAAACACTTAGCATACAGGTCGCAAGGTTCTAACAGAAGCAGGTCGATCATTGGAGAAATGGATAAGGTGGTGGATTCTTCGAAGAAAATCTCTCATAAATGCTATATCTGCGATCAAGAGCTGTTAAGTAAAAACGGGCTGCATCAGCACCTGCTTTCACATGAATCCCTTCTTCCATATCATTGTAAAAACTGCAGCACTGCCGAACGGTTGATTGAAATTCGAACGATTGTTGCACTAAACAATCACTTCGAAACGCATACGCATCCGCATCAGTGCTCACAGTGTCCATTACGCTTCCGTAGCATCACATCTTGCAAACAACATGCAAGTAAAGATCATACTACGGCTGCGAAAGCGGAATTAACATGTCATATTTGTGGGGCATTCTTTGTTCAACAACACAAACTCCGTAAACATATTGCTGTTCACCGTATCTTGCAGACGGAGCGGTATAAGTGTAAGTCGTGCTCGAAATTATTCCAATCGAGTACGCTGCTCCGCCGTCATGAATTAATACATTCCGACGACATGCCATTCAAGTGTCCATTTTGTAGCCGGTGCTTTAATCATGCGTCGAACTTTGAGAAGCACAAAATGCGACATATGCGCGATCAATTCAAAGAACTTCCGTGCAAGGAGTGCAATACTAAATTCACTAACGTTGTTGACTGGAAACGTCACATGCATGAACATTTTCCGAAAGATGGTCGCTACTGgacaaaatatgaaacactaCCGAAGGAGCTGCTTTACGCCAACAGTTATCCCAGAACTTGTGTTGAACCTGGTTGCTCTTATTACGCCCCCCGATTGGACCTAATGTGGTTGCATTATCGTATGCACTATAAAATGTTCGAATGTAATCATTGCAGACAAAGGTTTTCGAACAATTACACATTGGAGCGACACATAGAAGTCGTTCATTTGAACGTTCGGAAGCATGAGTGTACAATTTGTGGAAAGCGATACGCATACGGTCACAAATTGCGCGAGCATATTAACTGGCATTATGGGGTGCAGAATAAGTCTTGCAAGTACTGTCCCAAGACGTTCACTTTTTCGGGGAATCTCACCTTACACGAGAGAAAACACACTGGTTTCAAACCATACTCTTGTGAGCAATGTGGTGAATGTTTTACGATTCGCCGAAGTTTAACAAATCACCAAAAACATCATCAATCGACGGACCCGAAAAGCAGCCAAGAATCAACCGCAGCGAAGTGA
- the LOC131211393 gene encoding facilitated trehalose transporter Tret1-like isoform X2 — MFLDSIMTAEKISSSQVTLTSDRKVYKLYLAAIGGTSIGWLSPFLPLLISSDSPLKHGPVTDVQATWIASLLCIGAFCGTFLFGWSADKFGRRSSLLSTAVPLIGFWTCVAFGTTVEVLYFARILAGLGASGVFLLVPMYITEIAEDRNRGTLGSFFILFLNIGTLISFVMGSYTSYHLTAFILSTLPLAYLVIFFQFPETPMYLIRCNRVRDAECSLKYLRGYTSTPDHLEMLRSEMDGLLQMQTLKDGPDHSTASLAAFSSPSARKALIIGLMLVSLNQLSGCFALINYTSQIFADAGSDLDPNMAAIVVGAIQITGSYGSSIIVDRYQRKHVYIVSSFLATIGLFVMGTHGYLKSQHIDVSAISWIPVASLSFVIFIASIGLLPLTFVILSEILPPNVRSMGGSLCTAFLWTISFLVVKYFPVMVELIGLHGCMWVFSAVCLSAGLFNAIFIPETRGQSIEQIMHAFENDNKS, encoded by the exons atgtttttggaTTCCATAATGACCGCTGAGAAAATTTCTTCGTCACAAGTAACGCTTACATCGGACAGAAAGGTCTACAAGTTGTACTTAGCAGCGATCGGGG GAACCTCGATTGGCTGGCTGTCGCCCTTCCTTCCGCTTCTAATCTCGTCTGATTCACCGCTGAAACACGGCCCGGTAACCGATGTGCAGGCAACGTGGATTGCATCGCTGTTGTGTATTGGTGCCTTCTGTGGAACCTTCTTGTTTGGCTGGAGTGCAGACAAATTTGGTCGCCGATCATCGCTCTTATCGACAGCAGTACCATTGATAGGATTTTGGACATGCGTGGCGTTCGGTACCACTGTCGAAGTATTGTACTTTGCTCGCATTCTAGCCGGCTTAGGAGCATCAGGTGTTTTCCTATTGGTGCCCATGTATATTACGGAAATTGCTGAAGATAG GAATAGAGGAACACTCGGTTCGTTCTTTATACTTTTCCTCAACATTGGCACACTGATTTCGTTTGTGATGGGCAGTTACACGTCGTATCATTTAACGGCATTCATACTGTCTACATTACCCCTTGCTTACCTCGTCATATTCTTTCAATTTCCCGAAACGCCAATGTACTTGATTCGATGCAATCGTGTACGGGATGCGGAATGTTCACTAAAATATCTACGCGGTTACACCTCAACGCCCGATCATCTAGAAATGTTGCGCTCTGAAATGGACGGTCTATTGCAAATGCAGACTCTAAAAGACGGTCCGGACCACAGCACTGCCTCCTTGGCTGCTTTTT CTTCGCCTTCGGCTCGTAAAGCTTTGATAATCGGTCTGATGTTAGTATCTCTGAATCAGCTTTCCGGATGCTTTGCGCTGATCAATTACACCTCGCAAATATTCGCGGATGCGGGTTCAGATCTCGATCCGAACATGGCTGCTATTGTGGTGGGAGCTATTCAAATTACTGGATCGTACGGATCCTCGATCATCGTTGATCGATATCAACGAAAG CACGTCTACattgtttcgagttttttgGCGACGATCGGTCTGTTCGTCATGGGGACGCACGGCTACTTGAAAAGTCAGCACATCGATGTTAGCGCCATCAGCTGGATACCGGTAGCGAGCCTttcgtttgttattttcattgCTTCCATTGGCTTGCTGCCACTAACGTTCGTTATTCTTTCTGAAATCCTTCCGCCAAAT GTTCGAAGTATGGGCGGATCTCTATGTACCGCATTTCTATGGACGATCAGTTTCCTggtggtgaaatatttcccaGTGATGGTTGAACTTATAGGACTCCATGGTTGCATGTGGGTGTTTAGCGCCGTGTGCCTTTCGGCCGGTCTGTTCAATGCGATCTTTATTCCCGAAACGCGTGGTCAAAGCATAGAGCAAATCATGCATGCATTTGAAAACGATAACAAGAGCTGA
- the LOC131211392 gene encoding zinc finger protein Xfin-like isoform X2, giving the protein MNYNAYENKLYAVSQPIQANLGYFSPPNTTSATLPKEANPLIKQEQPLITAGSFEGSITPPVNYSQSQHYTEGNGTTNTAKPLYYRKHLDLQLMSNAYVHHHPQQQFISSHLQQHEHQQLQQHVHPHPQVLQLGELRVHNLQQSPAPQLTANHFTPASPAQPIPMPQSTQISPSIGSQNPGYNCGTCSKSFSTKLRLSKHLKTHISDYPDAVFKCRMCEKKFRTKSTLICHEKVHGENGIDNRFSCAECGKIFGTGEKLQVHRRLHTGEKPYQCKVKKALKCERCSKVLDNEERLVIHMRLHTGEKPYKCSYCDKRFNHKSTVSTHEKAAHIAANSFQCNRCHKTFNQKCQLQYHEKLQEEHMIGCAMCEKVFCYKASHKEHMFKVHFPRQKKEQKTMSEPVINGGKGSAPGRNKYKCTVCDRRFYYARALDVHMGVHDSSLDVNVLYFSCNYCPETFIDDDLLRKHESEHIANCTAIFLPNIGRGVDEEDESGMNGRCEERDFFCPLCFKQFDDQKTLSDHHKTHLCSNADCTKCGPALRNELNFAIRTYDGVEDKRETVCNVCQRVLPTFEQFQNHFHYHTSRVPFYCYHCRVEFNDKRELYTHAKAHLPRVSQSYTCKICSKVFSTKGNFKRHLKSHETVRAFACDRCFKQYDYKSALEAHLKRSHGIAL; this is encoded by the exons ATGAATTATAATGCGTACGAAAACAAACTGTA TGCCGTATCGCAACCGATACAAGCGAATTTGGGTTATTTTTCTCCGCCGAACACCACCAGCGCAACGCTTCCCAAAGAAGCCAACCCTCTTATAAAGCAAGAGCAGCCGTTGATAACAGCTGGTAGTTTCGAAGGGAGTATTACGCCGCCCGTAAACTACAGTCAAAGTCAGCATTATACCGAGGGAAATGGAACGACGAACACAGCAAAACCGTTATACTATAGGAAACATCTAGACTTGCAGTTAATGTCAAATGCATATGTGCATCACCACCCGCAACAACAGTTCATATCATCTCACCTTCAACAACATGAGCATCAACAGCTGCAACAGCACGTACACCCGCATCCGCAGGTGCTGCAGCTAG GTGAATTACGCGTGCACAACCTTCAACAATCTCCGGCGCCGCAGTTAACAGCAAACCACTTTACACCTGCCTCTCCAGCACAACCGATACCGATGCCACAATCGACACAGATTTCCCCTTCGATTGGGTCTCAAAATCCTGGCTACAACTGTGGCACTTGCTCGAAATCATTTTCAACCAAGCTAAGGCTGTCTAAACATCTCAAAACGCACATTTCTGATTACCCGGATGCAGTATTCAAATGCCGCATGTGTGAAAAAAAATTTCGCACGAAAAGTACGCTCATTTGTCACGAAAAAGTACATGGCGAAAATGGCATCGACAATCGGTTTTCGTGTGCCGAGTGCGGCAAGATCTTCGGCACGGGCGAGAAGCTGCAGGTGCATCGACGGTTGCATACGGGGGAAAAACCCTACCAATGCAAG GTGAAAAAGGCACTGAAGTGTGAAAGGTGCAGCAAAGTATTGGACAACGAGGAACGATTGGTCATTCATATGCGGCTGCACACGGGCGAAAAACCGTATAAATGCTCGTACTGCGATAAACGTTTCAATCACAAAAGCACAGTAAGCACACACGAAAAGGCGGCGCACATTGCAGCCAATTCGTTTCAGTGCAACCGGTGCCACAAGACATTCAATCAAAAGTGTCAGCTCCAATACCACGAAAAGCTTCAGGAGGAACACATGATTGGCTGTGCGATGTGCGAAAAAGTATTTTGCTACAAGGCGAGCCATAAGGAGCACATGTTTAAAGTGCATTTTCCGCGCCAAAAGAAAGAGCAGAAAACCATGAGCGAACCAGTTATAAACGGTGGGAAAGGTAGCGCCCCGGGAAGGAACAAGTACAAATGCACAGTTTGCGATCGAAGATTCTACTATGCGCGAGCACTGGATGTGCATATGGGAGTGCACGATTCATCGTTAGACGTGAACGTGCTGTACTTTTCCTGCAACTATTGTCCCGAAACATtcatcgacgacgatctgTTACGGAAGCATGAGTCGGAGCATATTGCCAACTGCACCGCCATTTTTCTGCCTAACATTGGGCGGGGAGTGGACGAAGAAGATGAATCAGGGATGAATGGTCGGTGTGAGGAAAGAGATTTTTTCTGTCCTTTGTGTTTCAAGCAGTTCGACGACCAGAAAACGTTAAGTGATCATCACAAGACTCATCTCTGCTCAAATGCAGATTGCACCAAGTGTGGTCCGGCACTCCGAAATGAGCTTAACTTTGCAATCCGCACATACGATGGTGTGGAGGATAAACGCGAAACGGTTTGCAACGTCTGCCAACGAGTGCTACCCACATTCGAACAATTCCAGAATCACTTTCACTACCATACATCACGTGTCCCATTCTATTGTTACCACTGCCGGGTGGAATTTAACGACAAACGGGAGTTATACACACACGCTAAGGCGCATCTACCACGTGTGTCGCAGTCCTACACGTGCAAAATCTGTTCAAAAGTGTTCTCGACGAAAGGAAACTTTAAGCGACATTTGAAATCACATGAAACTGTTCGTGCATTTGCCTGTGACCGTTGCTTTAAGCAGTATGACTATAAAAGTGCACTAGAAGCACATTTGAAACGATCACATGGTATCGCGTTGTAG
- the LOC131209049 gene encoding SUMO-activating enzyme subunit 2-A gives MAAQIEGVFAKGLQEKIAKSRVLVVGAGGIGCEVLKNLVMSGFENIEIIDLDTIDVSNLNRQFLFHKEHVGKSKANVARESALTFNPNANIKAYHDSISTHDYGVNFFQQFSLVLNALDNRAARNHVNRLCLTADIPLIESGTAGYNGQVELIKRGLTQCYECVPKAAQKSFPGCTIRNTPSEPIHCIVWAKHLFNQLFGEYNYEEEVSPDTADPEAGAEVGKAALAKEANEKGNVDRVNTRAWAIQCKFDVKKVFNKLFFDDIQYLLSMANLWKNRQPPVPTQWDSHEEHEYHENVAATDSVLRDQQVPSLVQSARMFASSIKVLKEDFKKLPEGDHLVWDKDYKHAMDFVAACANIRAHVFGITCKSRFEIKSMAGNIIPAIATTNAITAGFVVMLAFRVLKEEYEKCRSVYVRLRLNGRNQVFVPERTIVPPNPKCYVCTAKPEVVLKVDTKNVTVRELRDDILIKALNMISPDVILDGTATIVISSEEGETDRNYEKTLEQLNIVNGCVLKVDDFVQNYELSITVLHKDPAREEALFDIIADPDSLKPKDAEDSTDVTHNETPPSTSIAENGTTSSNKKSRFQANADDNDDDVCILIENEEQACSLSMPFANQAKPSTSRLGVEKRKYTGEPEEPASKKIKVTVQPDEDEDDVIIMDD, from the exons ATGGCGGCCCAAATTGAAGGCGTATTCGCGAAAGGGCTCCAGGAGAAAATTGCTAAATCAAGGGTACTGGTAGTTGGAGCAGGAGGTATTGGATGTGAAGTTTTGAAGAACTTAGTTATGTCGGGATTCGAAAACATAGAGATC ATCGACTTAGACACTATCGATGTGAGCAACTTAAACAgacaatttttgtttcacaaagAGCATGTCGGCAAATCGAAGGCAAATGTAGCTCGCGAAAGTGCTCTTACCTTCAACCCAAATGCAAACATCAAAGCTTATCATGACAGCATTTCTAC CCATGACTACGGTGTCAactttttccaacaatttTCTCTCGTACTTAATGCACTCGATAATCGGGCGGCTCGCAATCATGTGAATCGCTTATGTCTGACAGCAGACATTCCGCTGATCGAATCCGGCACCGCAGGATATAACGGTCAGGTAGAGCTGATAAAACGGGGACTAACACAGTGCTACGAGTGCGTTCCTAAGGCGGCACAAAAATCGTTTCCCGGATGCACCATTCGCAACACACCATCCGAGCCAATTCACTGTATAGTCTGGGCGAAACATTTGTTTAA TCAACTTTTCGGCGAATACAACTACGAAGAGGAAGTATCGCCAGATACAGCTGATCCTGAAGCTGGTGCCGAAGTTGGAAAAGCGGCTTTAGCGAAagaggcgaacgaaaaaggaaacgtaGATCGTGTGAATACACGCGCCTGGGCCATTCAGTGTAAGTTTGATGTTAAGAAAGTTTTTAATAAACTGTTCTTCGACGACATTCAATACTTGCTGAGCATGGCCAACTTGTGGAAGAATCGGCAGCCTCCAGTTCCTACCCAGTGGGATTCACACGAAGAACATGAATACCATGAAAATGTTGCTGCTACTGACAGTGTGCTACGAGACCAACAAGTGCCCAGCCTTGTCCAGTCGGCCCGAATGTTTGCCTCGAGCATCAAGGTTTTGAAAGAAGATTTCAAAAAACTTCCAGAAGGTGATCATCTAGTGTGGGATAAAGACTACAAACATGCCAtggattttgttgctgcttgtGCCAACATTCGAGCACACGTATTTGGTATTACTTGCAAAAGCCGTTTCGAAATCAAAT CAATGGCTGGGAACATTATTCCCGCAATAGCTACAACTAACGCGATCACTGCGGGATTCGTTGTGATGCTGGCATTTCGTGTTCTCAAGGAAGAGTACGAAAAATGCCGCTCGGTATACGTACGCCTTCGTCTGAATGGACGAAATCAAGTGTTTGTTCCTGAGCGTACCATCGTACCACCAAATCCAAAATGTTACGTGTGTACGGCtaaaccggaagtggtgctTAAAGTAGACACGAAAAATGTTACTGTTCGCGAATTGCGTGATGATATTCTCATCAAGGCACTAAACATGATCAGTCCGGACGTAATTCTTGATGGCACAGCTACAATCGTAATTTCCTCCGAGGAAGGTGAAACTGATCGAAACTATGAGAAAACGCTCGAGCAACTAAACATTGTCAATGGTTGCGTGCTGAAGGTTGACGATTTTGTGCAAAACTACGAGCTTAGCATTACAGTGCTACATAAAGATCCTGCTCGCGAAGAAGCTCTTTTCGACATTATTGCCGATCCTGATTCGTTGAAGCCGAAAGACGCTGAAGACAGCACAGATGTCACACACAATGAAACGCCACCGTCTACTTCCATTGCTGAAAATGGCACCACGTcgagcaataaaaaatcacgGTTTCAAGCTAACGCCGATGATAATGACGATGACGTCTGCATATTGATCGAGAATGAGGAACAAGCTTGTTCGTTAAGCATGCCGTTCGCCAATCAGGCTAAACCCAGTACCAGCCGTTTGGGTGTAGAGAAGCGAAAATATaccggcgaaccggaagaaCCAGCGAgcaagaaaataaaagtaacaGTTCAAccagatgaagatgaagatgatgtaATCATCATGGATGATTAA
- the LOC131211393 gene encoding facilitated trehalose transporter Tret1-like isoform X1, producing MFLDSIMTAEKISSSQVTLTSDRKVYKLYLAAIGANIISLSLGTSIGWLSPFLPLLISSDSPLKHGPVTDVQATWIASLLCIGAFCGTFLFGWSADKFGRRSSLLSTAVPLIGFWTCVAFGTTVEVLYFARILAGLGASGVFLLVPMYITEIAEDRNRGTLGSFFILFLNIGTLISFVMGSYTSYHLTAFILSTLPLAYLVIFFQFPETPMYLIRCNRVRDAECSLKYLRGYTSTPDHLEMLRSEMDGLLQMQTLKDGPDHSTASLAAFSSPSARKALIIGLMLVSLNQLSGCFALINYTSQIFADAGSDLDPNMAAIVVGAIQITGSYGSSIIVDRYQRKHVYIVSSFLATIGLFVMGTHGYLKSQHIDVSAISWIPVASLSFVIFIASIGLLPLTFVILSEILPPNVRSMGGSLCTAFLWTISFLVVKYFPVMVELIGLHGCMWVFSAVCLSAGLFNAIFIPETRGQSIEQIMHAFENDNKS from the exons atgtttttggaTTCCATAATGACCGCTGAGAAAATTTCTTCGTCACAAGTAACGCTTACATCGGACAGAAAGGTCTACAAGTTGTACTTAGCAGCGATCGGGG CAAACATAATTTCATTGTCTTTAGGAACCTCGATTGGCTGGCTGTCGCCCTTCCTTCCGCTTCTAATCTCGTCTGATTCACCGCTGAAACACGGCCCGGTAACCGATGTGCAGGCAACGTGGATTGCATCGCTGTTGTGTATTGGTGCCTTCTGTGGAACCTTCTTGTTTGGCTGGAGTGCAGACAAATTTGGTCGCCGATCATCGCTCTTATCGACAGCAGTACCATTGATAGGATTTTGGACATGCGTGGCGTTCGGTACCACTGTCGAAGTATTGTACTTTGCTCGCATTCTAGCCGGCTTAGGAGCATCAGGTGTTTTCCTATTGGTGCCCATGTATATTACGGAAATTGCTGAAGATAG GAATAGAGGAACACTCGGTTCGTTCTTTATACTTTTCCTCAACATTGGCACACTGATTTCGTTTGTGATGGGCAGTTACACGTCGTATCATTTAACGGCATTCATACTGTCTACATTACCCCTTGCTTACCTCGTCATATTCTTTCAATTTCCCGAAACGCCAATGTACTTGATTCGATGCAATCGTGTACGGGATGCGGAATGTTCACTAAAATATCTACGCGGTTACACCTCAACGCCCGATCATCTAGAAATGTTGCGCTCTGAAATGGACGGTCTATTGCAAATGCAGACTCTAAAAGACGGTCCGGACCACAGCACTGCCTCCTTGGCTGCTTTTT CTTCGCCTTCGGCTCGTAAAGCTTTGATAATCGGTCTGATGTTAGTATCTCTGAATCAGCTTTCCGGATGCTTTGCGCTGATCAATTACACCTCGCAAATATTCGCGGATGCGGGTTCAGATCTCGATCCGAACATGGCTGCTATTGTGGTGGGAGCTATTCAAATTACTGGATCGTACGGATCCTCGATCATCGTTGATCGATATCAACGAAAG CACGTCTACattgtttcgagttttttgGCGACGATCGGTCTGTTCGTCATGGGGACGCACGGCTACTTGAAAAGTCAGCACATCGATGTTAGCGCCATCAGCTGGATACCGGTAGCGAGCCTttcgtttgttattttcattgCTTCCATTGGCTTGCTGCCACTAACGTTCGTTATTCTTTCTGAAATCCTTCCGCCAAAT GTTCGAAGTATGGGCGGATCTCTATGTACCGCATTTCTATGGACGATCAGTTTCCTggtggtgaaatatttcccaGTGATGGTTGAACTTATAGGACTCCATGGTTGCATGTGGGTGTTTAGCGCCGTGTGCCTTTCGGCCGGTCTGTTCAATGCGATCTTTATTCCCGAAACGCGTGGTCAAAGCATAGAGCAAATCATGCATGCATTTGAAAACGATAACAAGAGCTGA